One window of Trifolium pratense cultivar HEN17-A07 linkage group LG5, ARS_RC_1.1, whole genome shotgun sequence genomic DNA carries:
- the LOC123883734 gene encoding histone H3.2-like isoform X1, with the protein MYSPNTSFPLIASQFSFLSLKSQPNTHFPSLFSPIKMARKKQTARKSTGGKAPRKQLATKAARKSAPASGGVKKPHRFRPVTVALREIRKYQKSTELLIRKLPFQILVSEIAQDFKIDLRFQSSVVSALQEAAEAYLVGLFEDTNLCSIHAKRVTIMPKDIHLARRIRGERA; encoded by the coding sequence ATGTATTCCCCAAACACTTCTTTCCCTCTCATCGCATCTCAGTTTTCCTTCCTCTCTCTCAAATCACAACCAAACActcattttccctctcttttcTCTCCGATCAAAATGGCACGTAAAAAACAAACCGCTCGCAAATCCACTGGAGGAAAAGCACCAAGGAAACAACTAGCAACAAAAGCTGCACGGAAATCTGCTCCGGCATCCGGAGGAGTGAAGAAACCTCACAGATTTCGTCCAGTAACAGTTGCTTTAAGAGAGATCAGAAAGTATCAAAAGAGCACAGAGCTTCTCATTAGGAAActtccattccaaattttgGTCAGTGAAATCGCTCAGGATTTCAAAATTGATCTACGATTCCAAAGTAGTGTTGTTTCTGCTCTTCAAGAAGCTGCTGAAGCTTATCTTGTTGGTTTGTTTGAAGATACTAATCTTTGTTCTATTCATGCTAAGAGAGTTACTATTATGCCTAAGGATATTCATCTTGCTCGTAGGATTAGAGGCGAGAGGGCTTAG
- the LOC123883734 gene encoding histone H3.2-like isoform X2, whose product MARTKQTARKSTGEKAPRKQLATKAARKSAPATGGVKKPHRFRPGTVALREIRKYQKSIELLIRKLPFQRLVREIAQDFKTDVRFQSSAVSALQEADEAYLVGLFEDTNLCVIHAKRVTIMPKDIQLARRIRSRA is encoded by the coding sequence ATGGCACGTACAAAACAAACCGCTCGCAAATCCACTGGAGAAAAAGCACCAAGGAAACAACTAGCAACAAAAGCCGCACGGAAATCTGCTCCGGCGACCGGAGGAGTGAAGAAACCTCACAGATTTCGTCCAGGAACAGTTGCTTTAAGAGAGATCAGAAAGTATCAAAAGAGCATAGAGCTTCTCATTAGGAAACTTCCATTCCAAAGATTGGTCAGAGAAATCGCTCAGGATTTCAAAACTGATGTACGATTCCAAAGTAGTGCTGTTTCTGCTCTTCAAGAAGCTGATGAAGCTTATCTTGTTGGTTTGTTTGAAGATACTAATCTTTGTGTTATTCATGCTAAGAGGGTTACTATTATGCCTAAGGATATTCAACTTGCTCGTAGGATTAGAAGCAGGGCTTAG
- the LOC123883732 gene encoding pathogenesis-related protein 1-like encodes MRASMISLLFPLIAILITTFTQISYAQNSPQDYLNIHNKARSQVGVGPIYWDQNVASYAQNYVNQLKANCKMVHSKGPYGENLAWSSGDITGTSAVNMWIDEKQYYDYNSNTCAVGYRCGHYTQVVWRDSVRVGCAKVKCNDGRSTIISCNYDPPGNYIGQRPFDVDAFELPLSFNHGGFGDK; translated from the coding sequence ATGAGAGCCTCAATGATCTCACTTCTCTTTCCTCTCATAGCAATCCTAATAACCACATTCACACAAATCTCATATGCTCAAAACTCACCACAAGACTACCTCAACATTCACAATAAAGCACGTTCTCAAGTTGGTGTTGGCCCAATATATTGGGATCAAAATGTTGCTTCATATGCACAAAACTATGTAAACCAATTAAAAGCAAATTGCAAAATGGTACACTCAAAGGGTCCATATGGTGAAAATTTAGCATGGAGTAGTGGTGACATTACAGGAACATCTGCTGTTAACATGTGGATTGATGAGAAACAATACTATGATTACAATAGTAATACATGTGCTGTTGGTTATAGATGTGGACATTATACTCAAGTTGTTTGGCGCGATTCGGTTCGCGTTGGATGTGCTAAGGTAAAATGTAACGATGGTCGGAGTACGATTATTAGTTGTAACTATGATCCTCCTGGTAATTATATTGGTCAGAGGCCTTTTGATGTTGATGCTTTTGAATTGCCATTGAGCTTCAACCATGGTGGTTTTGGTGATAAGTAA